The genomic interval TGCACCAGTCGGGCTTGCCGCACTGGGGGCACGGGCTGGCTTTGCTGACGCGCGTGAAGCTCATACCTTGAGCAGGCCCAGCCACGACAGGATCTCGATCTGCGTCTGCTTCCCGTGATTTCGCGGCCCGCCCTTCGGCGTGAGCCGCCCCGAAACCACCGCTGCCAGGACCTCCTCCCGGTTGTTCAGGCAGAGCCTTTCCAGGATGTGGACCGTGCGGCAGGTAAGACCATGGAAACACTCCGGGGCGTGCTCGCGCCGCCACACCCCCTGTTTGTAGATTTCACGGGCGCGACAAGTGCTCACCCCGAGCTTTTCCCCGATCTCGCGAAACCTGTACCGACGAAACTCGCGCAGATGGATTGCGGCCTTATGCTGCTCTGACAACCACGGTGGGAATGCTGTTTTCATAGTAGTCTCAACACTTTCTCTTTGGTCATGCGTCTGAAGCTCAATTCCATGCCGGGTCTCCCTTCGCCGGCGCCCCCGCCGGCACCCGGTGCCAGCCATTGCGAGCTAGCGCGTCAATGGTCGCCGACGCCTCCGCAAAGCTGACCTCCGTGTCGTAGCCGTACTTGCGCAGCACCTTGGCCTGCTTGAACGAGCACAGCTTCCCGTTCCAGCGCCGGAATATCTCCGAGATCAACTGCCGGCCTTCCGCAAACGAAATCCCGTCGGGGTTGATGCCCTGCTTGGCCAGCAGCGACCGCTGCTTCTCCGTGAGCTGTCGGCCCGCGTCCCAGCCCCGCGGCTTCACCGGGTCAAGGTGCAGCACATCGAAGGGATCGACCGACTGCGTCGTGAACCGCGCCTTGGCCACCAGATTCGCCCGCCGCGCGGCCTCCGCCAGTCGCTTCTGCTCGCGCAGTTCGGTTTCGGCTTCGTCCAGCGCCTCGGTCATGTTCACCGGGCCGCCTGCCGCACTCACCCGCTTCACGGCACGTTCGAGTGCCTCTTCGCTCACCTTGCCGCCCAGGATGTCCGCGCTGGTAATGAGCTTGTGTCTCCCGGCGTTGCCGACAAAGTCCACCACCAGGCAAGACGGCTTGGCGCTCGCGGCGATGGCCGCCTTGCGCGCCTCACCCGTCTCCGGCCCATCCACCACGCCCGGCAGCGGGCGGGTGGACCGGCCCACCATCTGTGAATACAGCGACCGGCTCTTCGTCGGCCGTCCCATGATGACGACCTCCACCCCAGGGTCATCGAAGCCCTCAGTCAGCACGCCGCAGTTGCACACCACCTGGACTTTGCCCGCGGCAAAGTCCGCCAGCACCCGGCGGCGCTCCTCGCGCTCCGTCTTGCCGCACACCCAGGACGCCATCTCCGGCCGATGACGGTTGAAGATTTCCGCCGTCATCTCCGCCGCCTTCACGCTCGACGTGAACACCAGCGCCCGCCGTTGCCCGATGATCGCCAGCGACGCCGACGCCATCGGCTGCAGGTTCCGCTCCGCTTCCATCACGGCGGCCAGGTCGCCGCCGTTCAAGTCGCCGGCGGTGGTGCGGATGCTGGAGTAATCCAACCCCTCCACATGCACCATCTGCTGCTCAATTGGCACCAGCCAGCCGTCGTGTATGGCGTCCAAGACTTCGTAGTCGAACGCCACCGACTCGAACACCTGCCCGAGCGCCTCCTCATCGGCGCGGTCGGGCGTGGCGGTCACACCCAGCACCTTGAGCGCCGGGTTGGTACGGTAGTAGTCAATGACCCGGCGGTAGGTTGGCGACGTCGCATGGTGCGCCTCGTCGATGATCAGCAGGCCGAACTGCGAAGGGTCGAACTTTGCCATCCGCCCGCCGCCGTCGCCGCCTGAGCACTGGGTTTGAATGGTCGAGACGACCACCCGGGCCGAGCCGAACAGCCCCCCTTCGGCCCGGTATTCGCCCATCTCCACGTCAGCGCTCAGGCCGGTGACACGCTGGATCTTGTCGCGCGCCTGGAAGATGAGCTCCTCGCGATGGGCGATCACCAGGGCCCGGCGCGGGAACACGCGCCGAATGACATCGGCGAAGAGGATGGTCTTGCCTCCACCAGTCGGCATCACGACCAGTGTGGAGTCGTTCTCCTGCCATTCCTTGAAAATGGCGTCCGACGCTGCGGATTGATAAGGACGTAGGATCATGGCTAGTTCAGGTGTGGCTTCTGCGGCACCAGGTGCCGCTCCAGCCGGCGCACCGCCTCCTGGCGGCGGTGCGCCTTGGCCCCACGCACCATTTCGCGCCGGAAGTGCGCTGCCACCCGGCACAGTATCCAGCGGTGCGCCCGGCCGAGCAGCCCGAACCACAGGTTGTCCACTCGCTGGATCACGCATCCCCCCTTTCACCTTTGCCCCCGTCCGCGCCGTCTCCGGCTCCCTCCAATTCGTGTGGCTTCGGGATGCCCAGCAACCGCTGTTCCGCCTTCGTCAGCTTCAGCCGCGCAAGCAGCGCTTCGCGTTGCATCGCCTTCGCATGCGCCGCCAGGCGCGCCCGCACATGCTCCTCGATCTCCTCGCGCTCCGCCTCCAGCCATCTCGGAACCAGCTCGCAGTCCCGGCGCTCCGACACGCTCTTCGGCAACGCCCGCCGCAGCACATAGTCCGCGTTGTATTCGAGCAAGTCGGCCAGGTCATCCGCCGCCTTCAGCACGTGCTGGTAAGCGTAAGCGACCTTCTCCCCTGCCTGCGTGATCTTCTCCCACGCACGCTCTTCCGCTATTTGCATTTCTGTCCCTTGCGTTTTCATTTCAGTGTTCATGTGGTTCTGGTTTCAGCGTTTGCCCTTGGCCTTTTCCCTGAACTCCTTGTCCTCGCGCGTAACGCAAGTGTTCCAGCGATGTTCGGAAATCAGCCCGCGCCCCTTGCAGAGCGCGCATTTGTCGGGAAGCTGGCCTTGGCACGTCGGGCAGACGGCGAACGGCTTCGCCGTCTTAATGTCGTACCAAGCCTGGTCGAGCTGCGACAACGCGGAGGAAAAGTTGACCTCGGCGAAGAGCAGGTCCTTGTTCTCCTGGGCCGAGCGCAACCCGCCCTTGACCCGGCTGAGGATGGTCAACATCTCCTGCACCTCGTCCGTGCGCTGCCAGAGCGGGATCAATTGCGTCGGGATCGGCCAGCCCGTCGCGTCCAGGACTTGCGACGGAGGCGGGGGCGGCACGGTAGGGCGCCCAGCCCCCTGCGCGCCGTTCGGTCGCATCGGCGGCGGCGGCAAATGCCGCCTGATTTCCGCCGACGTCACCGGCTTGCCCTCATCCACAATCGCCTGGACGATGCCGGCCCGTTGCTCGGGTTCCGCTTTGCCCAATTCCCGTGCGGCACGCTCGCTGGTGATTTTGTCTCCCATGGGAGACACTTTTGCCACGTCGGCCGCGTCAATCAGCCGATAGGCGTGGGCACGCTCCCACCCCCATTTCGCCTGGCAATATTCGCTGAAACTTCCGTATTCGCGCTTATACAAGCGCATATCCCGGATTTCCGCCAAGGCCCGTCCCACCTCCACAAAGGTCTTCCGGCCCCTCGCGATCACCTTTTCCAATTCGGCCAGCCGTTCATCGTCCCGGATCCTGACCACCAATTCGTATCTCTTCATGGGTTAGTTCAGTTGAATCTTCAGATGCGCCGGCATCCGTTGCTTGTTCAGGTACTTCGCAATGGCGCACGCGCACACGCGCGAACCGCCTTGACCAATCACCGCCATCTCGCGCCGGATTTCGTGCTGCAACCCCTTTCCGCCGATCACCAGCAGCTTCTCCCGATACGGCCGCTCCGTGACGCTTCGCTCGCCGAGCCACTTGTCCACGGTCCAAAGGCCCCGGATTACCGCGTCGGTCATCGGCCCATCCGGATGCAGCTCCGCCAGCAGCGGCCACAGCCGCTGAAACCGCGCGCAGTCCTCGTTCGCCAGGTTGTAAAGGCACGCAACGCACGACACCGTCCGCGCCGACGGCTTGTCCCCGGCCCGATGCCCCGTGCTTTTCAGCATCGACTCCACCGCAAACGCGGTTTTGTCGCCGGAGAGCAGTTGGGCGCGGTACCGGTCGAGGCTCCCCACGCCCACGCGGCCTTGGTTGATCGCCAGAAAACTCACCGCCTCCTCGCGCCGGCTCGTGGTCTCGAACACCAGGCAAGGCAGTTCCTGGATGTCCGAACGCTGGTCGGCGGCGAGCTTCCGGTGCTGGCCGTCAACGACGAACCACTTGTCATCGTCCCGCAGTGCCACCACCAGGCAGCCGCACGCAACCCAATCCCAAGTCCGCGTCAAGGTATCCACGCGCTGCTGGTTGATACGGTTGCGCTGGTAGGACGGGTCCACTGCCAGCTCCGACTTGTGGAGCATGGCGAACTGGCCCGGTGCGTTGCGCACGTCCAAGTTGTAGCGCGTAACCCTGTCCAGGCCCGGCGCCGACTTCTCTCCAAACGATTGCTGTTCTGTTTTCATTTTGTATTTCAACTTTCTGCTTTGTGTTCGCGCCTCCTACATCGGGATGTTGTCTTCGAACTCCGCCTTGAGTTTCCCCCACTCGTGCGGCTTCAGGTCCGTGTTGCTCTTGTTGGGGAACAGCCGCGCAATCGTGTCGAACCAGGTCTTCTCGATTGCCTCGGCGGGCTTTCCGGCCTGCGCCTCGTTGAGCGCCGCCCACGCCTCTTCCATCGTTGCCGTGGCTGCGCCAGGGGGCGGAGCAGTCGGTGTGGCCCTAGGAACAGGCGGCGCCTTCGGCGCAGCCGGCGCAGGCCTGGCCGGGGCGACACCAGCAAGCGCCTGGAACTTCGTTCCATACTTCGCTAGCACCGACCGCCGATCAGCCGCCGCGGGCGTGCGCATGCCACCACCCAGCGGATTGAGCCACTTGCTCTTGAAATAGATCGCGCCCTTGTCGCTGGTCTCCGGACCGCCCACGATCTCGAACTCGACCGACCGCATGGGCCCGCCCTCGACGGAGTTGTCCATCAGCCAGAACGGGTCCAGGCCGTCCCAGTTGCACACCGCCTTCAACGTGTCCACCGTTTTGGTCTGGACCGTCCCGTCAGCCTTAACCAGCACCACCGTGTGCTTGAACCTGTAGCCAGACTCGACCATTTCACACGGCATCGCGCCGCATAGTGATCCGGTGGAGGCCTCATAAATGACCATCTGGTCATTCAATCTGCAGACGTATTTTCCTTCCTGTGGTACTTCCATAACTATCCTTTCGTTGTTGTTTGTTTTTTGTCGGTGGGACGACTCCGATGTCGTCCCAAAATTCTCAGTTGTTCTGGAACGACTTCATCGGCGGCGGCGGCGGCAACACCGGCGCCGCTTTCGGCGCGAACGCCTGCACGGGTGAACCACCGTCCGAGTCCTCGTCGGAATACATGCCCAGAATCGCCGCCCACGAGTAGCGGCGGAGGTAAGTCAGCGTGCTACCAGCGCACTGCACCTTCGTTTTCCCCTTCTCCTCGGTGAGCGGGATCACAACCCGCTCGGCCACAAACTCCCCCGACTCATGCGTGAGCACCGACTCCACGCCGATGTAGTCCCCCGCACCTTGGCCAGTGGCGCCGCCACCGCTGATCGGGAATTGCATCAAGCTCAGCTTGTGTTTCGCCAGGATTGGCCGGCTCGCCTGGATCACCGCCCCCAGCGACGCGTATTTGCTTTTCAGGAACGGGTTCGTCGCGTCAAAGACCGCGACCGGCATTTCCGCCTGCGCCATCGCCAGCGCCGCGGCCAAGTGTGTGATGGATTCAGACCTCGTCATAAGATTCGTGGTAATTGGTGAAATTCGTGTCTCGCCTCAGATGCACCCGCAGATGCGGGCAATTTCGATTTCGATTTCCACGTCGCGCCGGTTGTAGGCCAGCGCACCCTCGCGATCGGCGCGCCACATCAACGGAAAGTCCCGGCCATTACCGAGCTTCGGCGGCAGCCCGAAGACCCGCGCAACATCGTCAACGCCATTGCCCTCAAACGAGCGCCCGAACGACAACAGCTCCAGCGTGTCGAACACGGATTCGTGCCAGGTAGGACGTCCTTTCCAGAACCAGAGGAGCGACATCGGGATCTTCAGCCCGTGAACGCGCGCGCGGTTTACAAGCATCGGCAGGTCGAAACCCTTGACGTTGTGCCCGCCCACGGCCACGCCATCCGCCAAGGCATCGCCCAGCAGTGTCAGGAAATTGCCGACCAACTCCTTTTCGGTGCCGGCGGTGAACGACTGGATTCCCGTCTCATCCCCCGCGCCGATCAGCACGGCCTCGGCGGTCTTCCAATTCAACGCCGCATCGGCCATGTAATCGGCCTTCCTCCGCTCTTTGGCCGCTTCAATCTTCGCCGGGTCCTTCAAATTCGCCGGCGCGGTGAATTCCGGCGCCAGCGCCAGCAGCTTCGCCTCATCCTGCGGAATGGTTTCAATATCAAATACGATGTGTTTCATGTTGTTGCTTCTTTGTTGTTGATCTTGTCGCCAGGGACGCACTCATGTGCGTCCCCAAATTCAATCCCTCCTCTGCGGCCAGCCGGGGCCACTCACTGCTTTGCCACCTGCCACCTGCAATTGCCCGGCCGTCCCCTTTGTCCCATTCCGCTCCAGCCCCTCTTCGTTGCCTCTGTTCCCTTCTGTGAAATCTCCCCTCAGAAGCCGGAAGAACGGCTCCGCCTCCATCGTGACCAGCCACGGCCGGAAATTCCGCCGATGCGCCACCACGGGCACCTTCGAGCTGGCATCCCGCCGCGCCTGGTCCATTGCCTCCTCAATATTCAGCCGCTCCACCGCCTTGACCTCAAAATGGATCCAGGGCAGGGCATCGCACACCACATCTGGTGAGTCTGGCGACCCGCTGAATTGTTGCCCGCGCCGGGCGCCATACCCGTTCGCGCGCAACTCATCGCGCCACTGCCGCTCGCCCCGCTTGCCCTTGTTGCGGCTGTTCACAGGCCACCCCCGATCTGCGTGCATCCGCGACCATCCGTGGTCGTCTTCCCTGGCATCGCCGCCCTCCGCCCAAACTTCCGATTCCCCTTCCGCAGCGCCTCGACCACGTCCGGCAGATAGAACCGCACCCGCCTGCCCAGCCTGACGCAGGGCAGCTCACCGTTGGCCACCATCCGATCCACGGTGCAAACCGAAACCTTCAGCGCCGCCGCCAGGCCGGGCCGCGTGAACCACTTCGCCGCCTCCTGTTCCGCCGTCGCCTGCGGCAACCCGATCAGCCGCTCGTTTGGATTCGGGGTAATCATGTGCACTCCTTACGCGTCGAAGATTTCGAAGGCCGGCTTGCCCAGCACCTCGGCGATCCGACGCTTAACCTCCGCGCCGGGGCACACCCGGCCCGTCTCAATCCGCGAGATTTCGATTTCCCGCGTGCCGACCAGCTCCGCCA from Candidatus Paceibacterota bacterium carries:
- a CDS encoding sigma factor-like helix-turn-helix DNA-binding protein — protein: MKTAFPPWLSEQHKAAIHLREFRRYRFREIGEKLGVSTCRAREIYKQGVWRREHAPECFHGLTCRTVHILERLCLNNREEVLAAVVSGRLTPKGGPRNHGKQTQIEILSWLGLLKV
- a CDS encoding DEAD/DEAH box helicase, with amino-acid sequence MILRPYQSAASDAIFKEWQENDSTLVVMPTGGGKTILFADVIRRVFPRRALVIAHREELIFQARDKIQRVTGLSADVEMGEYRAEGGLFGSARVVVSTIQTQCSGGDGGGRMAKFDPSQFGLLIIDEAHHATSPTYRRVIDYYRTNPALKVLGVTATPDRADEEALGQVFESVAFDYEVLDAIHDGWLVPIEQQMVHVEGLDYSSIRTTAGDLNGGDLAAVMEAERNLQPMASASLAIIGQRRALVFTSSVKAAEMTAEIFNRHRPEMASWVCGKTEREERRRVLADFAAGKVQVVCNCGVLTEGFDDPGVEVVIMGRPTKSRSLYSQMVGRSTRPLPGVVDGPETGEARKAAIAASAKPSCLVVDFVGNAGRHKLITSADILGGKVSEEALERAVKRVSAAGGPVNMTEALDEAETELREQKRLAEAARRANLVAKARFTTQSVDPFDVLHLDPVKPRGWDAGRQLTEKQRSLLAKQGINPDGISFAEGRQLISEIFRRWNGKLCSFKQAKVLRKYGYDTEVSFAEASATIDALARNGWHRVPAGAPAKGDPAWN
- a CDS encoding ERF family protein; translation: MTRSESITHLAAALAMAQAEMPVAVFDATNPFLKSKYASLGAVIQASRPILAKHKLSLMQFPISGGGATGQGAGDYIGVESVLTHESGEFVAERVVIPLTEEKGKTKVQCAGSTLTYLRRYSWAAILGMYSDEDSDGGSPVQAFAPKAAPVLPPPPPMKSFQNN
- a CDS encoding excisionase family DNA-binding protein, which translates into the protein MITPNPNERLIGLPQATAEQEAAKWFTRPGLAAALKVSVCTVDRMVANGELPCVRLGRRVRFYLPDVVEALRKGNRKFGRRAAMPGKTTTDGRGCTQIGGGL
- a CDS encoding helix-turn-helix transcriptional regulator codes for the protein MAENRRMAAARVLKGITQRQLAELVGTREIEISRIETGRVCPGAEVKRRIAEVLGKPAFEIFDA